DNA sequence from the bacterium genome:
CACGCTATCACCTTGCCTAAATCCAAGTAATGCTCGGCGCGTAATACCATGCCCCACCATGGACGCCCAGAAACGTGGGCTCAGGCCACAAGGTCAAGCTGCCGCCCAGTCGTCGAGGCCTCCAGGAACTGTCCTGAGCGGCCGTAGATTAGGCACGCAAACTCCGCCTGAAGACAGCGGCCGGAAGTGCTATATCCATTCTGGTAGGACTGGGAGTCTGCCAAAAACTGATCCTCTCGCTTCGGCTCAATCAGGGCGCACGAGCTCTGAGAGCTCCGCGAAGCGATGGCTCCCGTATTCTCATTCTCTTGCAGCCCGAGACAGATGGCAGCGTTGTGCCCGCCAAACCGAGCCACAAGCCCCATACCCATCGCTGGGAGCCTCTGCTCGTCTCGTAGGTAGCCAATCGCCCCCCTAAGCTGGTAGCTGGGGGTTGCGCTCGCCGGAACCATTGTCAAATCCCCGCCTATCGCCTCCGTAACTCGAAAATCACCGGTTCAGAAGCTCCCAACAGACCCTACTGCACCCCAATACTAACGGTCAGAACTGGCGCCATCAGGAATTGCCGCAGCCCACCGCAGCGAGCTGTCAGACACCCGTAGAGAGCGAGTCCCCCAAGACGCACAATCAAGCACCTCCATTCTTCTCAGGAATCGGATTGGCATCGCCTCGCAAAAACTCCTTCTTCTTTTTGATCTCTGCCTCGCCGATCTGTTTCGTCGCCTGCGGTGAGCCGGTCTGCATGTTGATCTTACCGATCACGCGCCCGCCCTCGTCGATCTTGACGCTCTTGGCCACGATCTCGCCTTCTATCGTTCCTGTCTTCTTAAGCTCAAAGAGGTTCCTCGCCTCGGTCCGGCCCTTCTTCCGACCGGCTATCGAGACGTTCTCCGCGTTCACATCCGCCTCGACCAGCCCAGACTCGGCCACTATGAGGTCGCTCTGGATATGCACCTTGCCCTTTACGATACCGTAAACAATGACGGTTCTGTCGCTCTGAATGTCGCCGTTCACCACCGTCCCCTCGGCTATGATCGACTCGCCACCAGCGACAGGCACGTCACCTTGACTCTTAACGTTTGCTTTCATGTTTCCTTTGACCATTGGTCTCGCCTCGGGCTTACGCACTTGTGAGGCAGTTTGCTCTTTTTTTGAACCAGTTTGAGAATCCTGCTTCTTCTCGTCCTTGTTGAAAAATCCCATCTCATACTCCTGCGCCACGAATAACTCAAATCCACTTCCTGGAGCGGGCAACGGGGTTCGAACCCGCGACATCAAGCTTGGGAAGCTTGCACTCTACCAGCTGAGCTATGCCCGCCACACTCAATAACACTATAATGCAACCCCATGCCGCACGCAACTTTTTGAAGACTCTCCCTCGACCTCACTTCAATCGGTGAAACACTGCCGCGCGCCTGCGGCCAGAGAGATCGGCCACGAAACGCGGCTCGCTCATTCTATCGCGCATCGCCTGCTGCATGTCCCTGATGGCCGGGGGCATATCAGGTGCGATTTCGCAGACCAGCGCTCCGCCTCTCTTGAGCAGCCCCGCCGCCGTCTCTATCAATCGCGGATAGAAGTCCAGCCCCGATGCGCCTCCGTCAAGAGCAATTGCTGGCTCAAATTGCGAGATCTCTGGCTGAAGCCTCTTGAGGTCTTGGGAGCGAATGTAGGGCGGGTTGCAGACGATCAGTTCCACTCTTTGGGCAAATGCTTCTGGCGAGAGAGCGTCCGCCATATCGCAGCAGACAAGGGCAACTGTGTGCTGCAAGCCAATGCGGGACACGTTCGCCTCTGCAACGGCAAGCGCGGCCCGTGAGATGTCGGTCGCCACGATCCTGCACTCGCCGCTTAGCTCCGCGGCAAGCGCGATGGCGATGGCGCCCGACCCCGTGCCTATATCTATTATGAGAGGACGGGCCGAGGGCGCGAGGCCAGAACTGCCCTTTAGCTCCTGTATTGCTGCCTCAACAAGGGTCTCGGTCTCTGGACGGGGGATGAGAGCGCCCTCTTTGACCACGAGGTCGATTGACCAGAACTCCCAATGACCAAGAATGTACTGTATCGGCTCGCGGTTCTGCCGGCGCTTGGCGAGTCGCCTTACTTGTTGAAGCTGTGCATCGCTGAGGGTCTCCTGCGATCTCATAGGCAGGACCGAGCGGTCAAGGCCAAGACAATGCGAGACGATTAGCTCCGCGTCGAGGCGCGGTTGCTGTACGTCTGCGCGCGAGAGGGCTGATGAGGTCCAGCGCACTGCTTCGGCAACAGTTTGTGGCGTCCTTCGGATTGGCATCAGCGATCACACAATGACGTTCTGGATGTTTATACTTGCGTACGAGAGGACATGTGGTATAACGCCTCTTTTCGCCGCCAGGTTGACAAGGTTGCGGTCAAAGTCAAATGGAACCCACAAGAAGAGGGATATCATGGCTCAAATCATTCTTTCTCTGAACTGCGGCAGCTCTTCGGCCAAGTATCAGGTCTATAACTGGGACGAGAAGAGGACCATGGCCAAGGGCATCGTGGAACGAGTTACAGTCGGAGGGTCGTTTATCAAGCACGAGGTCCCCGGTCAAGAGGAGTATATCGAGAACCATGAATGCCCGAACCACAAAGAGGCGCTCTCGTTGATTACCGATATGCTTCTCCGGAGGGACCATGGCGTCCTGAAAGACATTTCTGAGATAAGTGCTGTCGGGCATCGCGTCGTGCACGGTGGCGATAAGTTCGCCAAATCGGTGAGGATCACCGAGGAGTCCCTGCAAACGTTCAGGGAGTTGTCGCCTCTTGCGCCTCTTCACAATCCACCCAACATTCAGGGGATCGAGGCGGCGATGGAGGTCTTGCCGAACGTGCCTCACATTGCGGTGATGGACACGGCCTTTTTGCAGACGATGCCCGCCACAAGCTATATCTACGCCGTCCCCTATGAATGGTATGAGGAATACGGTGTGAGGCGCTATGGCTTTCACGGGACTTCGCATCTTTACGTCTCGAAGCGAGCAGCTGTCATGCTCAAAAAACCTC
Encoded proteins:
- the prmC gene encoding peptide chain release factor N(5)-glutamine methyltransferase gives rise to the protein MPIRRTPQTVAEAVRWTSSALSRADVQQPRLDAELIVSHCLGLDRSVLPMRSQETLSDAQLQQVRRLAKRRQNREPIQYILGHWEFWSIDLVVKEGALIPRPETETLVEAAIQELKGSSGLAPSARPLIIDIGTGSGAIAIALAAELSGECRIVATDISRAALAVAEANVSRIGLQHTVALVCCDMADALSPEAFAQRVELIVCNPPYIRSQDLKRLQPEISQFEPAIALDGGASGLDFYPRLIETAAGLLKRGGALVCEIAPDMPPAIRDMQQAMRDRMSEPRFVADLSGRRRAAVFHRLK
- a CDS encoding polymer-forming cytoskeletal protein; translation: MGFFNKDEKKQDSQTGSKKEQTASQVRKPEARPMVKGNMKANVKSQGDVPVAGGESIIAEGTVVNGDIQSDRTVIVYGIVKGKVHIQSDLIVAESGLVEADVNAENVSIAGRKKGRTEARNLFELKKTGTIEGEIVAKSVKIDEGGRVIGKINMQTGSPQATKQIGEAEIKKKKEFLRGDANPIPEKNGGA